A genomic window from Synergistaceae bacterium includes:
- a CDS encoding NAD(+)/NADH kinase, which produces MKRKKENIGLLFNTQKKEAIQMAVKLLSWGSSNHINFMLPQQEAASLNLNETEEKVWKETVSFAVVLGGDGTFLRAARFSLGYKIPLYGINLGRLGFLATGSPKSAINDIKKILINKYSLQKRSLLKGHVIRDNQIIHELHALNDFVITNSALARVIDLEVTIENEILSLYLGDGLIISTPTGSTAYALSTGGPIIPPHVPCMLLAPICPHSLYTRPVVLSSNDILTVTPKGNARNLVLTQDGQIGYGILPDDIIKVKLDSDLHVYTIELEGRSYYDTLKKKLRWGFNAISDGGDMA; this is translated from the coding sequence ATGAAAAGAAAAAAAGAAAATATAGGCCTACTTTTTAATACGCAAAAAAAAGAGGCCATACAAATGGCTGTGAAACTTCTTTCATGGGGTTCTTCTAATCATATTAATTTTATGTTGCCACAACAAGAAGCGGCATCTTTAAATCTAAATGAAACAGAAGAAAAGGTTTGGAAAGAAACCGTTAGCTTTGCCGTTGTATTAGGGGGAGACGGAACTTTTTTACGAGCCGCCAGATTTTCGTTAGGATATAAAATTCCACTTTATGGCATAAACTTGGGACGGCTTGGCTTTCTAGCAACAGGCAGTCCCAAATCAGCGATAAACGACATTAAAAAAATATTAATAAACAAATACTCTTTACAAAAACGTTCTCTCCTTAAAGGACACGTTATAAGAGACAATCAGATTATACATGAACTACATGCTCTAAATGACTTTGTTATTACTAATAGTGCCCTCGCCAGAGTAATAGATCTTGAAGTCACCATTGAAAACGAAATTCTCTCTCTCTATCTTGGAGATGGTTTAATAATCTCGACACCAACTGGATCGACGGCATATGCTCTTTCAACAGGAGGCCCAATAATACCGCCACATGTACCGTGCATGCTCTTAGCGCCAATATGCCCACACTCTCTTTATACTCGTCCCGTAGTTTTAAGCAGCAATGATATCCTGACGGTAACCCCAAAAGGAAACGCCAGAAACTTGGTCCTTACTCAAGACGGGCAAATTGGCTATGGCATTTTACCCGACGATATTATAAAGGTTAAGCTAGACTCAGACCTTCACGTATATACAATAGAACTTGAAGGTCGTAGTTATTATGACACTCTTAAGAAAAAATTACGTTGGGGTTTCAATGCTATTTCAGACGGAGGAGATATGGCTTGA
- a CDS encoding TlyA family RNA methyltransferase, which yields MAKLIRLDKLLVDKKLAANKLIAQSYIESGRVYINGIKSDKINRQVPPDISLKLDIQDKKWVSRGALKLLKALNDFKIVPENKVCVDIGASTGGFTDVLITKKAKHVYAVDVGYGQLAWKLQNHPKVSILDRTNARFLTTDMLDKQKVDIIVLDVSFISITKLLFPLEKLLKEEGEMVVLLKPQFEANKDEINGGVISEQSIHTRIIERIFYFIDKETNLSLINATYSPVKGHEGNIEFLLHLSKEKVWKERPTGNINIDYLVKNAYKFT from the coding sequence ATGGCTAAACTAATAAGATTAGATAAATTGCTGGTTGATAAAAAACTAGCGGCAAATAAATTAATAGCACAGAGCTATATAGAATCAGGAAGAGTATACATAAATGGAATAAAATCAGATAAAATTAATAGACAGGTTCCTCCAGATATATCTCTAAAATTGGATATTCAAGATAAAAAATGGGTGAGTAGAGGTGCCCTTAAACTTTTAAAAGCATTAAATGATTTTAAGATAGTTCCGGAAAATAAAGTCTGCGTAGATATAGGAGCTTCTACTGGTGGCTTTACTGATGTTCTTATTACAAAAAAAGCTAAGCATGTATATGCAGTTGATGTTGGCTATGGTCAACTTGCATGGAAATTACAAAATCATCCAAAGGTTTCTATCTTGGACCGTACAAATGCCAGATTTTTAACAACAGATATGCTAGATAAACAAAAGGTTGATATAATTGTATTGGACGTTTCCTTTATCTCCATAACCAAGTTGCTGTTTCCACTTGAAAAGCTTTTAAAAGAAGAAGGCGAGATGGTTGTATTACTAAAACCTCAGTTCGAAGCAAATAAAGATGAGATTAATGGGGGAGTAATATCGGAACAAAGTATTCACACAAGAATTATCGAACGTATATTTTATTTTATAGATAAAGAAACGAATTTAAGTCTCATAAATGCAACTTACTCACCTGTAAAAGGACATGAAGGGAACATAGAGTTTTTATTGCATTTAAGTAAAGAAAAGGTTTGGAAGGAACGGCCTACTGGCAATATAAATATTGATTATCTTGTCAAAAATGCATATAAATTCACATAG
- a CDS encoding 1-deoxy-D-xylulose-5-phosphate synthase has translation MNILQTVRDFNGLNALSKDEIDQLCSELRELIISVTLKNGGHLASSLGTVELTVALLKVFNPDYNKIIFDVGHQAYAYKILTKRLNEFKTLRKKSGIAGFPRMQESPYDFFTTGHSSTSISAAMGYAKARDLKQESHEVIAVIGDGALINGVAFEALNCIESTKSKVIIVLNDNKMSINSRIGGMASHLAHLAVNPAYKKIKNFIKQHSRNSTKPISLENRIGKIKNKLKSLLLPTNIFEEMDISYWGPFNGHNVSELEEAFELAKKYEKSLILHVITQKGKGNQITEEFPDYYHGVDANSSLIRPSFLTKPSKISWSSAMEKSLTALAQTDPRIVVCTAAMKEGTKLGNFANNYPERFFDVGISEEHLLIFAAGMAAGGLKPAICIYSTFLQRAADQVVHDICIPKLPVLIGIDRAGLVGADGETHHGVLDVSWLRAIPELTFVAPRDIADLNFFVAKWINLNRPIVIRYPRGTAQELLCRKNSQSVEEWGMAEILVKGDSICLIGIGSTIPLLLDAQEILASTYNINVTLVDLRFIKPIDFFTIDKILSKHNLIITAVESFLIGGIGEAIASYVNRNGYNCKVLSIGVPDKFIAQAPIKDQFEESGLTVKNIIEICINHNG, from the coding sequence ATGAACATACTACAAACCGTAAGAGATTTTAACGGACTTAATGCCTTATCTAAAGATGAAATAGACCAGTTATGCTCTGAACTAAGAGAGCTTATTATAAGTGTTACATTAAAAAATGGAGGACACTTAGCTTCTTCTCTTGGCACAGTTGAGCTTACGGTTGCACTTCTTAAGGTCTTCAATCCAGATTACAATAAAATCATTTTTGACGTAGGACATCAGGCTTATGCATATAAAATTCTAACTAAACGTCTTAATGAGTTTAAAACGTTAAGAAAAAAAAGTGGAATAGCAGGCTTTCCACGAATGCAAGAAAGTCCATACGATTTCTTTACAACAGGGCACAGCAGCACTTCTATATCCGCAGCAATGGGGTATGCAAAAGCACGCGACCTTAAACAAGAATCTCATGAGGTTATAGCCGTTATTGGTGATGGTGCTCTCATAAACGGCGTTGCGTTTGAGGCTTTGAACTGTATTGAGAGCACAAAATCTAAAGTCATAATAGTACTTAATGATAATAAAATGTCTATAAATTCTCGTATAGGTGGCATGGCTAGCCATTTAGCACATCTTGCCGTTAATCCGGCATACAAGAAAATTAAAAATTTTATAAAACAACACTCTAGAAATTCAACAAAACCTATTTCTCTAGAAAATAGAATCGGCAAGATTAAAAATAAATTAAAGTCACTGCTCTTGCCTACAAATATTTTTGAAGAAATGGACATAAGCTATTGGGGACCATTTAATGGACACAACGTTTCAGAATTAGAAGAAGCATTTGAACTCGCAAAAAAATATGAAAAGTCTTTAATCCTGCATGTTATAACCCAAAAAGGAAAGGGGAACCAAATCACCGAAGAATTTCCAGATTACTACCATGGCGTAGATGCAAATAGTAGCTTAATCCGCCCATCTTTTCTAACAAAACCATCAAAAATTTCGTGGAGCTCTGCCATGGAAAAATCTTTAACAGCACTAGCTCAAACTGATCCTCGTATTGTTGTTTGTACTGCAGCGATGAAAGAAGGGACTAAACTTGGTAATTTTGCAAATAATTACCCTGAAAGATTTTTTGATGTCGGAATATCTGAAGAACATTTACTGATATTTGCTGCAGGCATGGCGGCTGGTGGATTAAAACCTGCAATATGTATTTATTCAACTTTTTTACAGCGTGCTGCTGACCAAGTAGTACATGATATTTGCATTCCTAAATTACCTGTATTAATTGGTATTGATAGAGCTGGACTAGTTGGAGCTGATGGAGAAACTCATCATGGGGTATTGGATGTTTCTTGGTTGAGAGCAATACCTGAACTTACGTTTGTTGCTCCTAGAGATATAGCTGACTTAAATTTTTTTGTTGCAAAATGGATTAATTTAAATCGACCAATAGTAATCAGATACCCTAGAGGGACTGCCCAAGAATTACTTTGTCGTAAAAACTCTCAATCTGTTGAAGAGTGGGGCATGGCTGAAATATTAGTTAAAGGAGATAGTATTTGCCTTATCGGTATAGGCAGCACTATTCCGCTACTTTTAGATGCCCAGGAGATACTGGCGTCGACATATAACATTAATGTAACTCTTGTAGATTTAAGGTTCATAAAACCCATAGATTTTTTTACAATAGATAAAATATTAAGTAAACATAACTTGATAATAACAGCAGTAGAATCCTTTCTCATTGGAGGAATTGGAGAGGCAATTGCTTCTTACGTAAACAGAAACGGATATAATTGTAAGGTATTATCCATAGGCGTTCCTGATAAATTCATTGCTCAAGCTCCAATAAAAGATCAATTTGAAGAATCTGGGCTAACTGTTAAAAATATTATCGAAATTTGTATAAATCATAATGGCTAA
- a CDS encoding polyprenyl synthetase family protein: MNDMIVKKSMNKYRALFEDYLLSTSSKRSQGVPRELFEAMEYSLTVGGKRLRPVLCLATAERCGCTAINALPMALGLEMLHTATLIHDDLPCMDNDDLRRGKPSNHKKFGETLAILAGDSLLAQSIEFPLLNLKNIEPDNILFAIQIFTSAIGPAGVCGGQALDMDMQSNHNPEYVREIAKLKTGALICAAVKTGAILGTRNKEIIKAYKNYGLHLGSAFQIVDDILDVTGTTEELGKSRGKDMIQEKNTHVSVFGLETAKKMALEESILAKQSLSQLLDENDFLIKLPDYLIKRTY; this comes from the coding sequence ATGAATGATATGATTGTGAAAAAGTCAATGAATAAATATCGTGCTCTATTTGAAGACTACCTTCTATCTACTTCATCGAAACGCTCTCAAGGTGTGCCTCGAGAGTTGTTTGAAGCCATGGAATATTCATTAACTGTAGGAGGGAAAAGGCTGAGGCCTGTTTTATGTCTAGCTACAGCAGAGCGCTGCGGATGCACCGCAATAAATGCACTGCCCATGGCTTTAGGCCTTGAAATGTTACATACAGCGACACTAATTCATGATGATCTCCCTTGCATGGACAATGACGATCTAAGAAGAGGGAAACCGTCCAATCATAAAAAATTTGGAGAGACATTAGCCATTCTCGCGGGTGATTCTCTTTTGGCACAATCAATTGAGTTCCCATTGCTAAATTTAAAAAACATTGAACCAGATAATATCCTTTTTGCAATACAAATATTTACCTCTGCAATAGGACCGGCCGGAGTTTGTGGAGGCCAAGCATTAGATATGGATATGCAATCTAATCATAATCCCGAATATGTTCGTGAAATTGCAAAGTTAAAAACAGGAGCTTTAATATGTGCAGCTGTAAAAACAGGTGCTATTTTAGGTACTAGGAACAAAGAAATCATAAAAGCATATAAGAATTATGGATTACATCTTGGCTCTGCGTTTCAAATAGTTGATGATATACTTGATGTCACAGGAACAACAGAAGAACTTGGTAAGAGCCGAGGGAAAGATATGATACAAGAGAAAAATACCCATGTATCTGTATTTGGCCTTGAAACCGCAAAGAAAATGGCTCTAGAAGAGTCTATTCTCGCTAAACAATCGTTGAGTCAACTGCTTGACGAGAATGATTTTTTAATAAAACTTCCAGACTACCTTATAAAAAGGACATATTAA